The DNA region AATCTGATAGTTTTGAATTGAATCCTATATTAGATAAATCGAATCTTCCAGATTGTTCTTCAATTTCAGCTAAATAATTACGTTCGTTTAAAAATAACTTAGCACGATAATCTTGTCCTTTAGAGTCTAAAAACTCTTCCATAATTACATCTGATGCTGTGTAATCTTCGGTACTTTTTAAAGATAATGCATATCTGTAAAGGTATTCTGGATTGGTGTTTTCATCTTGAAGTTCATACAATTGTGCGTACCACTTTGCTGCATTTACATAATCTGCGGTGTAGTAATAAGAATCACCTAATCGTTGTAATAAATCTGGTGTTACATAGCCGTCTTTTGCTACTTCTTTGTATGCTTCTCTAGCATCAACAAATGCATACTCATTGTATTCTTTATTTGCCTTTTCTACCACTTTTTCTTGTGCGTTAAGTGCAATAACACTTAAGCTTATAAAAGCGAAGATTAAATAAATATTGTTTTTCATTTTGTGTTTGTTTTTGTTGATTAAAAGAATCTTGGAGAAATCATACGGTTGTTACGTTTGAATAATTCGAATCTTAAGAAAAATTCAAATGAACCATCGTTGTATTGTCTTAACTCTGTTGTTTCTCTATCGTATGCAAATCCTAACATTAATTGATCTGATAATTGGTAACCTATCATACCGCTTAATGCTGCGCTCCATCTATATGCTGCTCCTAAAGTTAACTTCTCTTTGATTAAAAAGTTTGCAGATAAGTCTACTTGTAATGGCGATCCATCTACAACTTTGAATAAGGTTGCTGGTTTGAATTTTAAATCGGCATTTAAATCGAAGGTTCTTCCAGCCATTAAGTAAACATTTACACGCTCTTTTGCTGTTGCTATAGAATTATTATTTGCTGAGTTTTCATCAAAGTGCTCTGTCTCTAACATATTTGGTACACTTAATCCTAAATAAAATTTATTTGTGTAATAATAGGCACCTATACCAAATTGTGGTGAAAACTTGTTGTCTATGTTAATTTCGGCATCTGCATCTCCAGGATTAAATGCACCTTGATTTAATCTGTTGGTATCTATAGTTAATAAATGTCCTCCTGCTTTGATTCCTAATGCTAATTTGGCTTCGTCTGAAAGATTGATTTTATAACTAAAATCTATGTCAATGTAGGTTTCGTTGGTAATAAAAATTTCGTCGTGTGTAACATTCATCCCTAATCCTACTTTTTCTCCAACAGGTGAATGTCCTGATAAAGTAAAGGTTTTTGGTGCTCCATCTAATCCAACCCATTGCGTTCTATATAAACCTAAGAAACTAAATACATCTCGTGTACCAGCGTATGCAGGATTGATACTTATAGGATTGTACATATACTGTGTGTACTGTGCATCTTGTTGTGCCTGTACTTTAGTACTGAAAATGCCTAAAGTAATTAATATCAAAATAGTTAAAAAAGTATTTTTCATATGTACTGATATTAGACCTAGCAGAGCTAACACTCTGCTAGGTATTTATGTTTTTATTTTCTATTAATATATAATGGTCCTGCTTTTGATACACGTTTACCTGAATCGTTTACATACTCTAATACATAGTAATATGTTCCTACTGGTAACTTCTCGTCTTTGTTAATTGTAACACGACCTTCTGATACACCTCTGAAGAATTTACCGTCTTGACCATAACCGTCTACTTCGTAAACTTTTACGCCCCATCTGTTGTAAATCTTTAATGTATTGTTTGGATATTGCTCTAAGCCTCTTATCACAAATACATCATTTAATCCATCTCCGTTTGGTGTCATGATATCAAAGATGTCTAAGTTATCTGGTGAGTTTGGATCACCGTTGTTAACTTCTAAATAATCTGGAATATCATTATCATTCTCGTCTCCTGGCTCATCACCATTTAAGAAACCATCGCCATCACAATCTTCTAACAACCACGCATCGCTAACCAATGCTAAGTCTTGACTATTGAAATCAAAATCACATGGATCTTGTGGATCTGTTCCATCTAATTCTTCTTGACCATTACTTACACTATCGCCATCACAGTCTGCATTATCAAATGCTTCTGATGTTGAAACTGTTTGACTTGATGCTATATAGTCACAGAAATCGTTTGGATCTGTTCCATCTAATGCTTCATCTCCATTTGTTACTCCATCTCCATCACAATCAAGATTTGCATAAGCATCTGTTATGATAGATATGTCTTGACTCTCGGTTAAGAAGTCACATGGATCTTGTGCATCGGTTCCGTCAATAATCTCTTGTCCATTGATTACACCATCACCATCACAATCGGTTGCATTCCACTCTGGTGTTACAATATCTAAGTCTTGACTTGTACTTACATAATCACAACTATCTAATGGGTTTGTTCCGTCTGCAATTTCTACTCCGTTTATAACACCATCGCCGTCACAATCTAGTAAATCGTAAGCTTCACTTGTCATTGTATCATCTTGACTATTCACATTGAAGCTACATGGATCTAATGGATCTGTATTATCATCTACTTCTTCTCCATTTGTAACGCCATCGCCATCACAATCTGAATCTAACCATTGAGATGTTACTATTGTAATATCTTGGTTTGCTGGATCGTAACTACATGAATCTAATGGATCTGTTCCGTCAATGATTTCTTGACCATTAGTTACTCCATCGCCATCACAGTCTGATGTATTCCAAACAGTTTCTACCATGGTGATATCTTGACTTGAAACTAAGTAGCTACATAGATCGTTTGGATCTGTTCCATCTACAGCTTCTTGTCCGTCGTTAACACCATCACCATCTGTATCGTTATCTAATGGATCTGTTGTGTTTCCATTTGGATCTGCTGGTGTATTTGGATCGTCAACTCCTGATAATTCTTCACCATTTGTAAGACCATCGTTATCACAATCTAAGTTGTTCCATCCAGAATCTACTGGTTCTGTTTGACTTGTAAGTTCTAACGAACATGGATCGTTTGGATCTGTCATATCTAATGCTTCTTGTCCATCGGTTACACCATCGCCATCTGTATCAATATCGAATGGATCTGTGATGTTTCCTGCTGGATCTGCTGGAGTTGATGGATCGTCTACTCCTGTTGTTTCCTCTCCATTGGTTAATCCGTCGTTATCACAATCTAAGTCATTCCAATTTGCATCTACTGGTTCAGTCTGACTTGTAAGTTCTAATGAACAACCATCGTTTGGATCTGTTCCATCTAGAGCTTCTTGTCCATCGGTTACGCCATCGCCATCAGTGTCATTATCTAATGGATCTGTTGTGTTTCCATTTGGATCTGCTGGTGTTGATGGATCGTCTACTCCTGTTGTCTCTTCTCCATTTGTAAGACCATCATTATCACAATCTAAATCATTCCAGTTAGAATCTGCTGGTTCCGTTTGACTTGAAACCTCGAATGAACATGGATCATTTGGATCTGTCATATCTAATGCTTCTTGTCCATCAGTTACTCCATCGCCATCTGTATCAATATCGAATGGATCTGTAATGTTTCCTGCTGGATCTGCTGGAGTTGATGGATCATCTACTCCTGTTGTTTCCTCTCCATTTGTTAATCCATCGTTATCACAATCTAAGTCATTCCAATTTGCATCTACTGGTTCAGTCTGACTTGTAAGTTCTAATGAACAACCGTCGTTTGGATCTGTTCCATCAACTGCTTCTTGTCCATCTGTTACGCCATCACCATCTGTATCATTATCTAATGGATCTGTTGTGTTTCCATTTGGATCTGCTGGTGTATTTGGATCATCTACTCCTGTAGTCTCTTCACCATTTGTTAATCCATCGTTATCACAATCTAAGTTGTTCCATGATGAATCCACTGGTTCTGTTTGACTTGTAAGCTCTAATGAACATGGATCGTTTGGATCTGTCATATCTAATGCTTCTTGTCCATCGGTTACACCATCACCATCTGTATCAATATCGAATGGATCTGTAATGTTTCCTGCTGGATCTGCTGGAGTTGATGGATCATCTACTCCTGTTGTTTCCTCTCCATTTGTTAATCCATCGTTATCACAATCTAAGTCATTCCAATTTGCATCTACTGGCTCTGTTTGACTTATAAGTTCTAATGAACATGGATCGTTTGGATCTGTCATATCTAATGCTTCTTGTCCATCGGTTACGCCATCACCATCAGTGTCTATGTCTAACGGATCGGTTGTGTTTCCATTTGGATCTGCTGGTGTTGATGGATCGTCTACTCCTGTTGTTTCTTCTCCATTTGTAAGACCATCGTTATCACAATCTAAGTTGTTCCATGATGAATCAACTGTTTCTGTTTGACTTGTAAGCTCTAATGAACATGGATCGTTTGGATCTGTCATGTCTAATGCTTCTTGTCCATCGGTTACGCCATCACCATCTGTATCTATATCGAATGGATCTGTAATGTTTCCTGCTGGATCTGCTGGAGTTGATGGATCATCTACTCCTGTTGTTTCTTCCGCATTCGTTAATCCATCATTATCACAATCTAAGTCATTCCAACTAACATCTACTGGCTCTGTTTGACTTGTAAGTTCTAATGAACATGGATCGTTTGGATCTGTCATATCTAAAGCTTCTTGTCCATCGGTTACGCCATCACCATCAGTGTCTATGTCTAACGGATCGGTTGTGTTTCCATTTGGATCTGCTGGTGTTGATGGATCGTCTACTCCTGTTGTTTCTTCTCCATTTGTAAGACCATCGTTATCACAATCTAAATCATTCCAACTTGCATCTACTGGCTCAGTTTGACTTGAAACTTCTAATGAACATAGATCGTTTGGATCTGTCATATCTAAAGCTTCTTGTCCATCGGTTACGCCATCTCCATCTGTATCAATATCGAATGGATCTGTAATGTTTCCATTTGGATCTGCTGGTGTGTTTGGATCATCCACTCCTGTTGTTTCTTCCGCATTTGTTAATCCATCGTTATCACAATCTAAATCATTCCAACTTGCATCTATTGGCTCTGTCTGACTAGTAAGTTCTAATGAACATGGATCGTTTGGATCTGTCATATCTAATGCTTCTTGCCCATCAGTTACGCCATCGCCATCAGTATCTATGTCTAATGGATCGGTTGTGTTTCCATTTGGATCTGCTGGTGTTGATGGATCATCTACTCCTGTTGTCTCTTCACCATTTGTTAATCCATCGTTATCACAGTCAGCTGTTAACCATGCTGAAGTCTGTGTTTCTGTAATTAAAATTGGATTATAATCACATGGATCTTGTGCATCTGTTCCATTGCCATCATCTATTCCATTTCCATCTGGATCAATTTCATTTGCATTTGTAACTCCATCACCATCACAATCTAAGTTTTGATAAGTACTAGTTGTCATAGTATAGTCTTGTAATGAAGCATCGTATGAGCATGGATCTTCAGAGTCTGTTCCGTTACCATCATCTATTCCATTTCCATCAGGATCTACTTCTGTGATATTGATTACTCCATCACCATCACAATCTGCTAATGCCCAATCTGAAGTTGTATCTGTTAAGTCGACATTACTTACATCTGTATCCACACAAGGATCTAATGGATCTGTATCATTTCCGTTAGGTGTTCCATCTCCATCACAATCTGCTACATCCCAAACTGGTCCTCCTTGCATTAATGTAATATCTGCTTCATTGTAATCACATGGATCGTTCCAATCTGTTCCGTTTCCATCGTCAGTACCATTACCGTCTGGATCGATTTCATCTCCATTTGTAACACCATCTCCATCACAATCTGCATTTGCAAATATTGGATTTCCTAAATCTTCATCTCCAATTGTACCATCATCTTGACACGGATCTTCTGGATTAGGATCTACACCATTTGGCGTACCATCGCCGTCACAATCTAATAACGTCCAAGAAGTCGCAACATCTGCTAATACTTGAGTTGAAACATTGTACACACAAGGATCATTAGGATCTGGATCAGTTATATCTGGATCACCATCGCCATCATCGTCTAAATCACATGTGTTTGCAATACCATCACTGTCTGGATCTGGGCCTACTGTGACTACATCACTGTTGGTGCCTACACTGTAATCTGCTGCGGATACCGTTCCGTCTGCGTTGATTGCTCCTGATCCTACTGTTAATGGATCGCCTGTTCCATACTGTCCGCCATCTCCGCCATCGGCATTCGAATCTCCAAATGCTTCGTTTGCATCTGAACAACCATCTTCATCACTATCGGTATCTAAGAAATCTGGGATACCATCTGCATCACTGTTGATTGGTGTTAATCCTGTTCCTGAATTTGCTGTGTTTGGTACACCGTTGTTATTGGTAGTATTACCGTCTGTATCGTCAGCTTGTCCATCGTTATCTGAATCGGTACCGCCTACTTCTACAACATCATATATACCATCGTTGTCTGAATCTAAGTCTAAGTGGTTTGGTACACCATCGCCATCGGCATCATACTGATCATCTATACCATCTCCATTGGCATCTACATAACCTGGTTGGTCTGGATCTTCGTAGTTAGCGATTCCATCATTGTCGTCATCTAAACTTGGTGCTGGTAAACCGGCTGATTCGTCAGTGTCTAATATTCCATCATTGTCGTCATCTAAATCTACATAATCATTTACACCATCGCCATCTGCATCTGGTGCGTCTGATACTGTGATTGTTAATGTAGCTTGTGAACATATTGGTAAACCTGACTCGTCATTACATACCTCATAAACAATAGTAACATCCGTTCCAGCTTCTGCACCTGTTGGTGTGTAAGTGATCGCTCCTGTTGTTGGGTCTATACTTACTACGCCTGCTGCTGTTCCTGTTCCTAAATCTGTTACTGTTGTTGTTCCTAAGTTATTTGCATCGGCATTGTCTAAGTAATCGTCATTGTCTAAAACGCTTGTGACTACTGCTACGCCTACATCACTGGTATTTGCATCGTCTAATGCGGTCGCTACTAATGGGTTTGGATCTAATACATCTGGGTTTCCATCACCATCATCATCTAAATCACAAGTGTTGGCTATACCATCATTGTCTGGATCTGGGCCTACTGTGACTACATCACTGTTGGTGCCTACACTGTAATCTGCTGCAGATACGGTTCCGTCTGCGTTTGTTCCACTTCCTAATACTAATGTTCCTGTTCCGTATGTTCCATTATCGTCTGCATCTGCTGTTGCATCTGAATAAGCTTCATCTGCATCATTACATCCATCATTATCACTATCGGTATCTAAGAAATCTGGGATACCATCTGCATCACTGTTGATTGGTGTGATTCCTGCACCTGCTGTACTTGGTACACCGTTGTTATTGGTAGTATTACCGTCTGTATCGTCAGCTTGTCCATCGTTATCTGAATCGGTACCGCCTACTTCTACAACATCATATATACCATCATTGTCTGAATCTAAATCTAAGTGGTTTGGTACACCATCGCCATCGGCATCATACTGATCATCTATACCATCACCATTAGCATCTACATAACCTGGTTGGTCTGGATCTTCGTAGTTAGCGATTCCATCATTGTCGTCATCTAAACTTGGTGCTGGTAAACCGGCTGATTCGTCAGTGTCTAATATTCCATCATTGTCGTCATCTAAATCTACATAATCATTTACACCATCGCCATCTGCATCTGGTGCGTCTGATACTGTGATTGTTAATGTAGCTTGTGAACATATTGGTAAACCTGACTCGTCATTACATACCTCATAAACAATAGTAACATCCGTTCCAGCTTCTGCACCTGTTGGTGTGTAAGTGATCGCTCCTGTTGTTGGGTCTATACTTACTACGCCTGCTGCTGTTCCTGTTCCTAAATCTGTTACTGTTGTTGTTCCTAAGTTATTTGCATCGGCATTGTCTAAGTAATCGTCATTGTCTAAAACGCT from Mesoflavibacter profundi includes:
- a CDS encoding T9SS type B sorting domain-containing protein yields the protein MKKITFPTRLKKLLFFCLLISTTSLTFAQVTGTWTTSGPSGEWQAQAGNVWVRVINVSGGNSITSAETMGCPGNYSDPAVDLNPSLRALANTPTAGNFTFGFFDGPASTTPVVINDPIIHLDRLGGSLDPDTGGPQPNLSNSVLLTLVGGNTFTELSENGVHFEVSSNTVNRTVGTTFTSGSTAECGTASGAGAGTAAGSVRANGTFTTISLNTSQAPGNPPAYDGGDAIEFVFTGINVFINAEQDSGYVTEGIGGVAVANVLANDTYNTSAPTTANVNLSEVSSSNAGISLNTTTGEINVAPTVPAGIYTLEYQICETAVPTNCDTALTTIIVNPDSDGDGLADDVDLDDDNDGITDIEEGCSTTATLVAPSNALADDMETGSALFPLDPPGPGVLPAGGVNMTTIAGDTSPGSPPGATGNQWQIFSPPVASGNIVIQGESVSFATPYLDLIGAGSNELERIVELDFGDTAENISTINHTYTFVVGIAGLADPGVEGAVISSVPLTVIGNVDVFSTGVFSLFDGATPPNQGANGTTLSTNPPGGGGGPPNGYTFFYVPRNVSIFTLETLGTDQYGFIFGAVTTNCLDFDGDGIVNSLDSDSDNDGIYDVIESGGADTNNDGFADDDDNNADNTASNGVPTSAGAGNTPTETTPGTPDYLNLDSDGDGCSDANEAYNNNTVDGGDTGVYGTDPATVNPDGTVTTAAYNTGAVAAVTTPDTDLDGDGLVGACDLDDDGDGNPNTTDPVTGTPTAAPDSDNATAGIPATIQILSNDDYLNDGDPNNLGTTTITDAGTGSASGTISFDPTTGELIYTPIFAEGGSTVTVDYTVCNDASGSPICSTETVTITVAFGDQDGDGIADDLDQCPGYDDTEDVDGDGIADGCDLDDDNDGIADTTECSNLLTNSGFNNFTGLAFGNNIGVNIAPWVLGGGDQANVVRVDGAGGYDYANGGPFEDANDLTGDGDDQFYLDIVGTNDFYQVINISAPGSISFGGYFSSRDGLSGTAQLRMFTGNTGATGTLVADSGIINIVPLAGDSQNSPWEFYYEQVFLPAGVYSFVVSMDNDANFDEGFAIFCVDSDNDGLPDNLDLDSDNDGIYDSVEAGSTDNNLDGIADGLDTDNNGIPDTAGAGVIPIETTPGTPDYLNLDSDGDGCSDANEAFGDPNADGGDGGSYGTGEPQLAVNPNGTVTSADYSTGTNSDVVTVGPDPDSDGIANTCDLDDDGDGNPDVLDPNPLVATALDDANTSDVGVAVVTSVLDNDDYLDNADANNLGTTTVTDLGTGTAAGVVSIDPTTGAITYTPTGAEAGTDVTIVYEVCNDESGLPICSQATLTITVSDAPDADGDGVNDYVDLDDDNDGILDTDESAGLPAPSLDDDNDGIANYEDPDQPGYVDANGDGIDDQYDADGDGVPNHLDLDSDNDGIYDVVEVGGTDSDNDGQADDTDGNTTNNNGVPSTAGAGITPINSDADGIPDFLDTDSDNDGCNDADEAYSDATADADDNGTYGTGTLVLGSGTNADGTVSAADYSVGTNSDVVTVGPDPDNDGIANTCDLDDDGDGNPDVLDPNPLVATALDDANTSDVGVAVVTSVLDNDDYLDNADANNLGTTTVTDLGTGTAAGVVSIDPTTGAITYTPTGAEAGTDVTIVYEVCNDESGLPICSQATLTITVSDAPDADGDGVNDYVDLDDDNDGILDTDESAGLPAPSLDDDNDGIANYEDPDQPGYVDANGDGIDDQYDADGDGVPNHLDLDSDNDGIYDVVEVGGTDSDNDGQADDTDGNTTNNNGVPSTAGAGITPINSDADGIPDFLDTDSDNDGCNDADEAYSDATADADDNGTYGTGTLVLGSGTNADGTVSAADYSVGTNSDVVTVGPDPDNDGIANTCDLDDDGDGNPDVLDPNPLVATALDDANTSDVGVAVVTSVLDNDDYLDNADANNLGTTTVTDLGTGTAAGVVSIDPTTGAITYTPTGAEAGTDVTIVYEVCNDESGLPICSQATLTITVSDAPDADGDGVNDYVDLDDDNDGILDTDESAGLPAPSLDDDNDGIANYEDPDQPGYVDANGDGIDDQYDADGDGVPNHLDLDSDNDGIYDVVEVGGTDSDNDGQADDTDGNTTNNNGVPSTAGAGITPINSDADGIPDFLDTDSDNDGCNDADEAYSDATADADDNGTYGTGTLVLGSGTNADGTVSAADYSVGTNSDVVTVGPDPDNDGIANTCDLDDDGDGNPDVLDPNPLVATALDDANTSDVGVAVVTSVLDNDDYLDNADANNLGTTTVTDLGTGTAAGVVSIDPTTGAITYTPTGAEAGTDVTIVYEVCNDESGLPICSQATLTITVSDAPDADGDGVNDYVDLDDDNDGILDTDESAGLPAPSLDDDNDGIANYEDPDQPGYVDANGDGIDDQYDADGDGVPNHLDLDSDNDGIYDVVEVGGTDSDNDGQADDTDGNTTNNNGVPNTANSGTGLTPINSDADGIPDFLDTDSDEDGCSDANEAFGDSNADGGDGGQYGTGDPLTVGSGAINADGTVSAADYSVGTNSDVVTVGPDPDSDGIANTCDLDDDGDGDPDITDPDPNDPCVYNVSTQVLADVATSWTLLDCDGDGTPNGVDPNPEDPCQDDGTIGDEDLGNPIFANADCDGDGVTNGDEIDPDGNGTDDGNGTDWNDPCDYNEADITLMQGGPVWDVADCDGDGTPNGNDTDPLDPCVDTDVSNVDLTDTTSDWALADCDGDGVINITEVDPDGNGIDDGNGTDSEDPCSYDASLQDYTMTTSTYQNLDCDGDGVTNANEIDPDGNGIDDGNGTDAQDPCDYNPILITETQTSAWLTADCDNDGLTNGEETTGVDDPSTPADPNGNTTDPLDIDTDGDGVTDGQEALDMTDPNDPCSLELTSQTEPIDASWNDLDCDNDGLTNAEETTGVDDPNTPADPNGNITDPFDIDTDGDGVTDGQEALDMTDPNDLCSLEVSSQTEPVDASWNDLDCDNDGLTNGEETTGVDDPSTPADPNGNTTDPLDIDTDGDGVTDGQEALDMTDPNDPCSLELTSQTEPVDVSWNDLDCDNDGLTNAEETTGVDDPSTPADPAGNITDPFDIDTDGDGVTDGQEALDMTDPNDPCSLELTSQTETVDSSWNNLDCDNDGLTNGEETTGVDDPSTPADPNGNTTDPLDIDTDGDGVTDGQEALDMTDPNDPCSLELISQTEPVDANWNDLDCDNDGLTNGEETTGVDDPSTPADPAGNITDPFDIDTDGDGVTDGQEALDMTDPNDPCSLELTSQTEPVDSSWNNLDCDNDGLTNGEETTGVDDPNTPADPNGNTTDPLDNDTDGDGVTDGQEAVDGTDPNDGCSLELTSQTEPVDANWNDLDCDNDGLTNGEETTGVDDPSTPADPAGNITDPFDIDTDGDGVTDGQEALDMTDPNDPCSFEVSSQTEPADSNWNDLDCDNDGLTNGEETTGVDDPSTPADPNGNTTDPLDNDTDGDGVTDGQEALDGTDPNDGCSLELTSQTEPVDANWNDLDCDNDGLTNGEETTGVDDPSTPADPAGNITDPFDIDTDGDGVTDGQEALDMTDPNDPCSLELTSQTEPVDSGWNNLDCDNDGLTNGEELSGVDDPNTPADPNGNTTDPLDNDTDGDGVNDGQEAVDGTDPNDLCSYLVSSQDITMVETVWNTSDCDGDGVTNGQEIIDGTDPLDSCSYDPANQDITIVTSQWLDSDCDGDGVTNGEEVDDNTDPLDPCSFNVNSQDDTMTSEAYDLLDCDGDGVINGVEIADGTNPLDSCDYVSTSQDLDIVTPEWNATDCDGDGVINGQEIIDGTDAQDPCDFLTESQDISIITDAYANLDCDGDGVTNGDEALDGTDPNDFCDYIASSQTVSTSEAFDNADCDGDSVSNGQEELDGTDPQDPCDFDFNSQDLALVSDAWLLEDCDGDGFLNGDEPGDENDNDIPDYLEVNNGDPNSPDNLDIFDIMTPNGDGLNDVFVIRGLEQYPNNTLKIYNRWGVKVYEVDGYGQDGKFFRGVSEGRVTINKDEKLPVGTYYYVLEYVNDSGKRVSKAGPLYINRK
- a CDS encoding PorP/SprF family type IX secretion system membrane protein, with amino-acid sequence MKNTFLTILILITLGIFSTKVQAQQDAQYTQYMYNPISINPAYAGTRDVFSFLGLYRTQWVGLDGAPKTFTLSGHSPVGEKVGLGMNVTHDEIFITNETYIDIDFSYKINLSDEAKLALGIKAGGHLLTIDTNRLNQGAFNPGDADAEINIDNKFSPQFGIGAYYYTNKFYLGLSVPNMLETEHFDENSANNNSIATAKERVNVYLMAGRTFDLNADLKFKPATLFKVVDGSPLQVDLSANFLIKEKLTLGAAYRWSAALSGMIGYQLSDQLMLGFAYDRETTELRQYNDGSFEFFLRFELFKRNNRMISPRFF